The following proteins are encoded in a genomic region of Sulfurimonas sp. HSL3-7:
- the hrpB gene encoding ATP-dependent helicase HrpB: MQNLPIRQVIPRIVTTLSESNRLVLQAPPGAGKTTAVPLTLLDETWLEGRQIIMLEPRRLAARNAAARMAELLGEKVGETVGYQIRADRCVSSRTKIIVVTEGILTRMLQGDPAIENAALLIFDEFHERSLHGDLALALALQSQALLRDDLKIMVMSATLNTEAIAALLSNAPVITSEGRSFPVENIYLDSKTPHPSPMQLSALIAKTVGDVLRREKGSILVFLPGVREIKKTEAKLRETFKEDNLIIAPLYGDMSKQAQDAAIRPCSEGKRKIVLATNIAETSLTIEGITVVIDAGLQRVATFDSGSGMNRLHTLPVSQDAAVQRSGRAGRLSPGRCYRLWHEHRPLARHSTPEIMTSDLVPMMLELANWGVEEVDELQWLDLPPAAAVEHARELLRELGALEGNTITPHGRKILELGTHPRLAHMILKGSELGYGETGCLIAALLSEKEIFTGSARHSADLSLRVNALQERHSGSHIDQGAFRRVLETASALRKKLNSSGKIKQSRADTVGLLLGFAYPDRIAGCRGPKESRYLLSGGKGAVLNSEDGLFGEPYLVIADLDAAGNNARIFRGAALFETTMQEYFGDLIVKERLTRWNDESERVEAREVTRLGAITLNERPLRNIDDSEIKMALLGAVREKGLDTLTWSKEALALRQRMDFLNYWKEQDDKAAALIGDLPDVSDTWLLEHLEQWLLPHLERVKSFKACRKLDTYTMLSSLLTWDQKKHIDILAPARIKVPSGSDIRLNYEDPASPVLAVRLQELFGMLETPRLINGTVAITIELLSPAHRPMQVTKDLYSFWESTYHEVKKELRGKYKKHYWPDDPFTARATSKTKKNM, translated from the coding sequence ATGCAAAACCTCCCTATCCGTCAGGTCATACCCCGTATCGTCACCACCCTGAGCGAATCGAACCGGCTCGTGCTTCAGGCTCCTCCGGGTGCGGGTAAGACGACGGCGGTGCCCCTTACGCTGCTGGATGAGACATGGTTGGAGGGACGCCAGATCATCATGCTCGAGCCGCGCCGCCTGGCTGCACGAAACGCCGCGGCCCGCATGGCCGAACTGCTGGGAGAAAAGGTCGGCGAGACGGTGGGGTACCAGATCCGCGCGGACCGTTGTGTAAGCAGCAGGACAAAGATCATTGTCGTGACCGAGGGGATCTTGACCCGCATGCTCCAGGGCGATCCGGCGATCGAGAACGCCGCCCTGCTGATCTTCGACGAGTTCCACGAACGCAGCCTCCACGGCGACCTTGCCCTCGCGCTTGCCCTGCAGTCGCAGGCGCTGCTGCGCGACGATCTCAAGATCATGGTGATGTCCGCCACCCTCAACACCGAAGCCATTGCCGCCCTTCTTAGCAATGCCCCCGTCATCACCAGCGAGGGGCGCAGTTTTCCGGTAGAGAACATCTACCTCGACAGCAAAACACCCCACCCCTCACCGATGCAGCTGAGTGCGCTTATTGCCAAGACAGTCGGTGACGTTCTGCGCCGTGAAAAGGGCAGCATCCTGGTCTTTCTCCCGGGGGTCAGGGAGATCAAAAAGACCGAAGCTAAACTGCGCGAGACGTTCAAAGAAGACAACCTCATCATCGCCCCGCTCTATGGCGACATGAGCAAGCAGGCTCAGGATGCTGCGATCAGACCCTGCAGCGAGGGAAAACGCAAGATCGTCCTTGCCACCAACATTGCCGAGACAAGTCTCACCATCGAAGGGATCACCGTCGTCATCGATGCCGGCCTGCAGCGGGTTGCCACCTTTGACAGCGGTTCGGGGATGAACCGCCTCCACACTCTCCCTGTATCGCAGGACGCCGCAGTGCAGCGCAGCGGCCGTGCGGGACGTCTGAGCCCGGGGAGATGCTACCGTCTCTGGCATGAGCACCGTCCGCTTGCGCGCCACAGCACCCCGGAGATAATGACAAGCGACCTTGTACCGATGATGCTCGAACTTGCCAACTGGGGCGTCGAGGAAGTGGACGAGCTGCAGTGGCTCGACCTTCCGCCCGCAGCAGCCGTCGAACATGCCCGCGAACTGCTCAGAGAACTCGGCGCCCTAGAGGGCAACACGATCACCCCGCACGGCAGGAAGATACTTGAACTGGGAACCCACCCCCGCCTTGCCCATATGATCCTCAAAGGCTCCGAACTCGGCTACGGGGAGACTGGCTGCCTGATCGCCGCGCTGCTGAGCGAAAAAGAGATCTTCACCGGCAGCGCCCGCCATTCGGCCGACCTCTCTCTGAGAGTAAATGCCCTACAGGAGCGCCACTCGGGCAGCCACATCGACCAGGGAGCCTTCAGGCGCGTCCTGGAGACGGCTTCGGCCTTGCGAAAAAAACTTAACAGCAGCGGTAAAATCAAACAAAGCCGTGCCGATACCGTCGGTCTTCTGCTGGGTTTCGCCTACCCCGACCGTATCGCCGGATGCCGCGGCCCGAAAGAGAGCCGCTACCTTCTCAGCGGAGGAAAGGGTGCCGTTCTAAACAGCGAAGACGGACTCTTCGGCGAACCCTACCTTGTCATTGCCGACCTCGATGCCGCCGGGAACAACGCCCGCATCTTCCGTGGCGCAGCACTCTTTGAGACCACGATGCAAGAGTATTTCGGCGACCTTATTGTAAAAGAGCGTCTGACGAGGTGGAACGATGAGAGCGAGCGGGTCGAAGCAAGAGAGGTAACAAGGCTCGGTGCGATCACGCTTAATGAACGCCCTCTCCGAAACATTGACGACAGCGAGATCAAGATGGCACTGCTCGGCGCGGTCAGAGAGAAGGGGCTGGACACTTTGACATGGTCGAAAGAGGCACTCGCTCTGCGCCAAAGAATGGACTTCCTGAATTACTGGAAAGAACAAGATGACAAAGCAGCAGCCCTCATCGGTGACCTGCCCGACGTCAGCGACACATGGCTGCTGGAGCATCTTGAACAATGGCTGCTGCCGCACCTCGAGAGGGTAAAAAGCTTTAAAGCCTGCCGCAAGCTCGACACTTATACGATGCTCTCGTCTCTCCTTACATGGGATCAGAAGAAACATATCGACATTCTCGCCCCGGCCAGAATTAAAGTGCCAAGCGGCTCAGACATACGCCTAAACTACGAAGACCCGGCTTCCCCGGTACTGGCGGTACGGCTGCAGGAGCTTTTCGGTATGCTGGAAACACCGCGTCTCATCAACGGCACCGTGGCGATCACCATCGAGCTGCTCTCGCCGGCGCACCGTCCGATGCAGGTGACGAAGGATCTGTACAGCTTCTGGGAAAGCACCTATCATGAGGTCAAAAAGGAGCTCCGCGGCAAGTACAAAAAACACTACTGGCCCGACGACCCCTTCACGGCCCGGGCCACCAGCAAGACCAAAAAAAACATGTAA
- a CDS encoding c-type cytochrome — protein sequence MKKQTSILLASLVALGMFATSANADIKKGQKAYLKQCKKCHGNGTKGAAMKTQDEWEEAFEDNGAVFKEWHKGTKAEKYANGKKFEKSAADLKDFLYEYGSDSGNVPSCG from the coding sequence ATGAAAAAACAGACTTCAATTCTATTAGCATCACTCGTAGCCCTAGGTATGTTTGCAACATCTGCAAACGCTGACATCAAAAAAGGTCAAAAAGCTTACCTTAAACAGTGTAAAAAATGTCACGGTAACGGTACTAAAGGTGCTGCTATGAAAACTCAAGACGAGTGGGAAGAAGCATTCGAAGATAACGGTGCTGTATTCAAAGAATGGCACAAAGGTACCAAAGCAGAGAAATATGCTAACGGTAAAAAATTCGAAAAATCTGCAGCAGATCTTAAAGATTTCCTTTACGAGTACGGTTCTGATTCAGGAAACGTTCCTTCTTGTGGCTAA
- the serB gene encoding phosphoserine phosphatase SerB, with protein sequence MKLCVFDFDSTLMDGETIDFFAEALGIGEQVSEITERAMAGELDFFESLQERVGLLKGLDYAKVEEISQSLPYMPGAIETIAELKKRGMTVVCFSGGFRTATTYAKDILGYDADFSNALHVKEGKLTGLVGGDMMFNFSKGDMLVRLQSILGVSEEETMVVGDGANDLSMFAHAGTRVAFCGREILKKEANIIIDKKDLTLILKEI encoded by the coding sequence ATGAAATTATGTGTGTTTGATTTTGATTCGACCCTGATGGATGGCGAAACGATCGATTTTTTTGCGGAGGCGCTGGGAATCGGCGAGCAGGTTTCCGAGATCACCGAGAGGGCGATGGCCGGCGAGCTGGACTTTTTTGAGTCGCTTCAGGAGAGGGTCGGCCTGCTCAAAGGGCTGGATTACGCCAAGGTCGAAGAGATCAGCCAATCGCTTCCTTATATGCCGGGTGCGATAGAGACGATCGCCGAACTTAAAAAGCGCGGCATGACGGTGGTCTGTTTCAGCGGCGGGTTCAGAACGGCGACGACCTATGCCAAAGATATTTTGGGCTATGACGCCGACTTCTCCAATGCCCTGCATGTCAAAGAGGGCAAACTGACCGGACTTGTGGGTGGGGATATGATGTTTAACTTCTCCAAAGGCGACATGCTGGTAAGGCTGCAGAGTATCCTGGGCGTCAGCGAAGAGGAGACGATGGTGGTCGGCGACGGGGCCAATGACTTGAGTATGTTTGCCCATGCCGGTACCCGCGTTGCCTTCTGTGGCAGAGAGATCCTGAAAAAAGAGGCCAATATAATAATAGATAAAAAAGATCTGACACTGATCTTGAAGGAAATATAA
- a CDS encoding ATP-binding protein, which yields MKLLKRIDYLGRFTSLFVLGGVFLSILSIALFSVQQLRLQDVVDIEKGESVLELKQQGFKNSLNHFEALLHAINNNRFFMDYLRENTPQNYQNSIDTFCTVVQSDQRIMQLRYLDETGQERIRIDRTDMDELPARIEGDRLQNKSRRDYFLESSKNSYGQLYISKLDLNIEHGKIEVPYKPVLRFALPVFEEGERRGIVIVNIFMENILEELTASQLFYLYLYDDENCLLYSNDPARSNWTRYHDQQCTFDTAGVLLEREAFKVSDQETLHIGLVPIESQKDIFGNMLESILFLILFIIPAGIVIAFFLAKIPKRLYDELEEQQKMLLQQSKLAAMGEMIGAIAHQWRQPLNAIGVLVQELQLKIELDALKRGEAKALSEELQQYLEYMSKTIDDFRDFFKPSKQKAPFDIIKAIETSLAITKKHLQSHDIDVSVDAECKAANLQADARAYVIEGYESEFKQVLINIINNAREAIEEQSTTKDLQEKWIHIHVVRTEKELIITVQDNGGGIPEEILQDIFEPYHSTKYAQQGTGLGLYMSKLIIERNMQGLLSARNTSEGAAFEIILRAD from the coding sequence ATGAAGCTGTTAAAACGCATCGATTACCTGGGGCGTTTTACATCGCTGTTTGTCCTTGGCGGCGTCTTTCTCTCGATCTTGTCAATCGCTCTGTTCTCCGTACAACAGCTTCGTCTGCAGGATGTCGTCGACATCGAAAAGGGCGAAAGCGTACTTGAACTGAAACAGCAGGGATTCAAAAACTCGTTGAACCATTTCGAAGCCCTGCTCCACGCCATAAACAACAACCGCTTTTTTATGGACTATCTTAGAGAGAACACGCCACAGAACTACCAAAACAGTATAGACACCTTCTGTACCGTCGTCCAAAGCGATCAGCGCATTATGCAGCTGCGCTATCTGGATGAGACCGGGCAGGAGCGGATACGCATCGATCGTACCGATATGGATGAACTTCCTGCCCGTATAGAGGGCGACAGGCTGCAGAACAAATCGCGCCGCGACTATTTTTTAGAGAGCAGCAAAAACAGTTACGGTCAGCTCTACATCTCCAAGCTCGACCTCAATATCGAACATGGGAAGATCGAAGTCCCCTACAAGCCGGTGCTGCGCTTTGCGCTGCCGGTATTTGAAGAGGGGGAACGGCGGGGGATCGTTATCGTCAATATCTTTATGGAGAATATACTCGAAGAGCTGACAGCTTCTCAGCTCTTTTACCTCTACCTGTATGACGATGAGAACTGTCTGCTCTACTCCAATGACCCTGCCCGCAGCAACTGGACACGCTACCATGATCAGCAGTGCACTTTTGACACAGCCGGTGTGCTGCTTGAGCGCGAAGCCTTTAAAGTCAGCGATCAGGAGACCCTCCATATCGGATTGGTCCCCATCGAGAGCCAGAAAGATATATTCGGCAATATGCTCGAAAGTATCCTGTTTCTGATACTCTTCATCATCCCCGCAGGCATCGTGATCGCTTTTTTCCTCGCGAAGATCCCCAAACGGCTGTATGATGAGCTTGAAGAGCAGCAGAAAATGCTTTTGCAGCAGTCGAAACTTGCCGCTATGGGAGAGATGATCGGTGCGATCGCCCATCAGTGGCGCCAGCCGCTCAATGCGATCGGTGTCCTGGTTCAGGAGCTGCAGCTCAAGATCGAACTTGACGCCCTGAAAAGAGGTGAGGCCAAAGCACTGAGCGAAGAGTTACAGCAGTACCTGGAGTACATGTCAAAGACCATTGACGATTTCAGGGATTTTTTCAAGCCCTCAAAACAGAAAGCACCCTTCGACATCATCAAAGCGATCGAGACTTCATTGGCAATCACGAAGAAGCATCTTCAAAGCCATGATATCGATGTCTCCGTTGATGCCGAATGCAAGGCTGCGAACCTGCAGGCTGACGCCCGCGCCTATGTAATCGAAGGGTATGAAAGCGAATTCAAACAGGTCCTCATCAATATTATCAACAATGCCCGCGAAGCGATCGAAGAACAGTCAACAACTAAAGATCTGCAGGAGAAATGGATACATATTCATGTAGTACGCACTGAAAAAGAGCTTATCATAACGGTCCAAGATAACGGCGGCGGAATACCCGAAGAGATACTCCAAGACATTTTTGAACCGTACCATTCGACCAAATACGCACAGCAGGGAACGGGGCTGGGGCTCTACATGTCCAAGCTGATCATCGAAAGGAACATGCAGGGTCTGCTGAGTGCCCGCAACACCTCTGAAGGAGCAGCGTTTGAGATTATCCTCCGTGCTGACTGA
- a CDS encoding single-stranded DNA-binding protein has protein sequence MYNKVVLVGNLTRDIELRYSQAGMAIAKTAIATSRKFTSNGEKKEEVMFIDITFFGRSAEVANQYLRKGSKILVEGRLQFEQWVDQNGGKRSKHSVAVETMQMLDSKGEGQQANAQGGYNAPQQAQGGYGQPQQQTQSSSYNAPQQQQYQQPSYGQPAQQQAPKQNMPADLPSIDIDEDEIPF, from the coding sequence ATGTACAACAAAGTCGTCCTAGTAGGAAACCTGACACGAGATATTGAACTGCGCTACAGCCAGGCAGGCATGGCTATTGCCAAGACTGCGATCGCTACAAGCCGTAAATTCACTTCAAACGGTGAAAAAAAAGAGGAAGTGATGTTTATTGACATCACTTTTTTCGGACGCTCGGCAGAAGTGGCAAACCAATATCTTCGCAAGGGTTCAAAAATCCTTGTCGAAGGGCGTCTTCAGTTTGAACAGTGGGTTGATCAAAATGGCGGGAAACGTTCTAAACACTCTGTCGCTGTTGAGACAATGCAGATGCTCGATTCCAAAGGCGAAGGCCAGCAAGCCAACGCCCAAGGCGGATACAATGCACCTCAGCAAGCACAGGGCGGTTACGGACAACCGCAACAACAAACGCAATCTTCTTCATACAATGCTCCGCAGCAACAACAGTACCAGCAGCCATCGTATGGCCAGCCTGCACAGCAGCAAGCACCGAAGCAGAATATGCCGGCAGACCTACCGTCTATTGACATTGATGAAGATGAGATCCCATTCTAG
- the rpsF gene encoding 30S ribosomal protein S6, giving the protein MRHYENLVIVKPTLTEEETKASIAAIEEVLTSNGAEIVARDEMGTKKLAYPIAKNERGYFHVVYYTMAPAAIAEVERRFRINEDLLRFVTIKYDSKREVTAWNDLVAKTKNKPAAAPAAEEAPAVEAPAAETTPAAE; this is encoded by the coding sequence ATGAGACATTACGAAAATCTTGTAATTGTTAAGCCGACATTAACAGAAGAAGAGACCAAAGCTTCAATCGCTGCGATTGAAGAAGTTTTAACGTCAAACGGCGCAGAAATTGTTGCACGTGACGAAATGGGTACAAAAAAACTTGCTTACCCTATCGCAAAAAACGAGCGTGGTTATTTCCATGTTGTTTATTACACAATGGCACCGGCTGCGATTGCCGAAGTTGAACGCCGTTTCCGTATCAACGAAGACCTTCTTCGTTTTGTTACGATCAAATACGATTCTAAACGCGAAGTTACTGCATGGAATGATTTAGTTGCTAAAACTAAAAACAAACCAGCAGCAGCTCCGGCAGCAGAAGAAGCGCCAGCAGTAGAAGCTCCAGCAGCTGAAACAACTCCGGCAGCTGAATAA
- a CDS encoding ankyrin repeat domain-containing protein, translating into MPFMERLHSALILKTPMYHPNEAHIIEHTHELFYETIVHGNTPQMVQMIVEGFDVDFHEMAQTPPLIFAIKYNQREIIDTLLLYGAHVNIQDKDGNTPLHFALKFEHMEIVTTLIRYGADATITNHEGLSAIDTASEQYQSIINATVSMVDTKAYNIFETARLGDLNRLIHSVQNHQQLFQTNQEGQSLLHLAVLSNNIKVVLYLLNKGLDIDKEDSDGLTPLMLAMSHPRYFNIVLLLLDRHASIEHTSYNGHSALSIAIRNDNPEGAKVLVKRGANINIIDNVHTPLSLTHIALNQYHESAHAYRELETLLLSKGAKVDVALNSLGWTPLCSTVTKVQDTANKEHLRLLLQLGADVNHLDINGRTPLMLAASMGRLSAVKLLMSNYASSHIIDNYGWSALMFGVYYNHFETVTFMLNNGVDPNLISSQGLTALKIAQEHKRYKMIDLLLEYGAIATKEE; encoded by the coding sequence ATGCCTTTTATGGAACGTCTGCACAGTGCTTTAATACTGAAGACACCGATGTATCATCCCAACGAAGCCCATATTATCGAGCATACGCATGAGCTTTTTTATGAGACCATCGTGCATGGCAACACACCCCAGATGGTGCAGATGATCGTGGAGGGTTTTGATGTCGATTTTCATGAAATGGCGCAGACACCGCCGCTTATCTTTGCGATCAAATATAATCAAAGGGAGATCATCGACACCCTGCTCCTCTACGGTGCCCATGTCAATATCCAGGATAAAGACGGCAACACCCCGCTGCATTTCGCACTCAAATTTGAACATATGGAAATCGTAACAACCCTGATCCGCTACGGCGCCGATGCAACCATAACCAATCATGAAGGTCTCTCCGCCATCGACACTGCTTCAGAGCAGTATCAGTCGATTATCAACGCAACCGTTTCTATGGTTGATACCAAAGCCTACAACATCTTCGAGACGGCACGCCTGGGAGACCTTAACCGCCTTATCCACAGCGTTCAAAACCATCAACAGCTTTTTCAGACAAATCAAGAGGGACAGTCCCTGCTTCATCTGGCGGTGCTGAGCAACAACATCAAAGTCGTGCTCTACCTGCTCAACAAGGGGCTTGATATTGACAAAGAGGACAGTGACGGGCTCACCCCGCTAATGCTGGCGATGAGTCATCCCCGCTATTTCAATATTGTACTGCTGCTGCTCGATCGGCACGCATCCATTGAACACACCTCCTACAACGGCCACAGCGCATTGAGTATCGCGATTCGCAACGACAATCCCGAAGGGGCAAAAGTACTGGTCAAACGCGGCGCCAATATCAATATCATCGACAATGTCCATACGCCCCTTTCACTGACCCATATTGCCCTGAACCAATATCATGAGAGTGCACACGCCTACAGAGAGCTGGAGACGCTGCTCCTGAGCAAAGGGGCCAAGGTCGATGTTGCCCTTAACTCACTGGGATGGACCCCGCTTTGCTCTACAGTCACCAAAGTACAGGACACGGCCAATAAAGAGCATCTCCGCCTGCTTTTGCAACTCGGCGCCGACGTCAATCATTTGGATATAAACGGACGTACGCCGCTGATGTTGGCGGCATCTATGGGGCGGCTTTCAGCCGTTAAACTACTTATGAGCAACTACGCTTCCAGCCATATAATCGACAATTACGGCTGGAGCGCCCTTATGTTCGGGGTCTACTACAACCACTTTGAGACGGTAACTTTTATGCTTAACAACGGTGTTGACCCCAACCTTATCTCGTCGCAGGGGCTTACCGCACTCAAAATCGCGCAAGAGCACAAACGCTACAAGATGATCGACCTGCTGTTGGAATACGGAGCGATAGCGACAAAAGAGGAGTGA
- the rpsR gene encoding 30S ribosomal protein S18: MAERRKYKKRYCKYCEAKIDFIDYKDAGSLRFSLSERYKIMPRRLTGNCKRHQEMVTIAIKRARAAAIIPYTVTRKAVVNNPFENIK; the protein is encoded by the coding sequence ATGGCTGAAAGAAGAAAATACAAAAAACGTTATTGTAAATATTGTGAAGCAAAAATTGACTTCATAGATTACAAAGATGCAGGTTCATTGAGATTCTCTCTCTCTGAGCGTTACAAGATCATGCCACGTCGTTTGACTGGTAACTGTAAACGTCACCAAGAGATGGTTACTATTGCCATCAAACGTGCGCGTGCAGCAGCGATCATCCCTTACACTGTTACACGTAAAGCGGTTGTCAACAACCCTTTCGAAAACATCAAGTAA
- a CDS encoding EAL domain-containing protein — MNDMLDISVLYVEDETGIRHSVARSLSLLVKNVHTAENGLEALEKLHEHPVDLIISDIKMPKMDGLTLVEQLREEGYTIPVVITSAFNETEYLSKAIDLKVDKFINKPIRISDLMGTISKVAEAIYNKQQLRLKQQELEHYRQAIEQTNFVMHITPEGSLLSMNRELSDYFDEMGEEDFSFSSVYDLLDEAYVTELLEKVETLKIFSKMTLLTLNNRNYTIWITAFPSALKEDRIIEITLLLTNISEVVREKDAMIEKLYTDELTGLPNRQRLFHDLAEHNAKRMMMIVDIDGFSNLNHLYGFDTGDDILKQMASVLADYHPNTEPWHLYRSDMDHFVILFEKTAPLDLTGTETIAKQIIEHVDNHPFVIGGVLRIEVGITIGASCIEKTDLYAEASLALKFAKSSHKAFQCYSDLDGFKEHFEANLQIQGMIKNALYNDTVENYYQPIFDANGKLVKYEALVRIRNPENPEHILTPYHFLDIARQSKNYPLLTKRVIDNAFRDFASSPHGFSINLSFDDISNPEISLYLEEMIKKHQGGEVTLELLESEGLKDIGQTIRFCQHMKSLGAQIAIDDFGSGYSNFVYFFDMPIDILKIDGSLVRRIHDYRGYIALETIVKFADNLGVKTVAEFVEDEAVFNKLKSLGVDMFQGYYFSPPKPFGEL; from the coding sequence ATGAATGATATGCTTGATATCTCGGTACTGTATGTTGAAGACGAAACGGGAATCCGACATTCGGTTGCACGTTCCTTGTCACTGCTGGTCAAAAACGTCCATACCGCAGAAAACGGTCTCGAAGCACTGGAAAAGCTCCATGAACATCCGGTGGATCTGATCATATCCGATATCAAGATGCCGAAGATGGACGGGCTGACCCTTGTTGAACAGCTCCGAGAAGAGGGGTATACGATCCCGGTCGTGATCACATCCGCCTTCAATGAGACGGAGTACCTGAGTAAAGCGATCGACCTGAAAGTCGACAAGTTTATCAACAAGCCGATCCGTATCAGCGACTTGATGGGAACAATATCGAAAGTCGCCGAAGCGATCTATAACAAGCAGCAACTCCGGCTCAAGCAGCAGGAACTGGAACACTACCGTCAGGCGATAGAACAGACGAATTTCGTCATGCACATCACGCCGGAGGGTTCGCTGCTGAGCATGAACCGCGAACTCTCGGACTATTTTGACGAGATGGGGGAAGAAGATTTTTCCTTCTCATCGGTATACGATCTGTTGGATGAGGCGTATGTCACAGAGCTGCTTGAAAAAGTAGAGACGTTGAAGATCTTCAGCAAGATGACGCTGTTGACACTCAACAACAGAAACTATACGATATGGATCACCGCTTTCCCCTCTGCTCTAAAAGAAGACCGCATCATCGAGATAACCCTGCTTTTGACCAATATTTCCGAAGTCGTCCGTGAAAAAGATGCGATGATAGAGAAGCTCTATACCGATGAGCTGACAGGGCTTCCCAACCGACAGAGGCTCTTTCATGACCTGGCCGAGCATAACGCAAAAAGGATGATGATGATCGTCGATATCGACGGATTTTCGAATCTAAACCACCTCTACGGTTTTGATACCGGCGATGATATCTTGAAACAGATGGCTTCGGTACTGGCCGATTATCATCCAAATACTGAGCCATGGCACCTCTACCGGAGCGATATGGACCATTTCGTTATTCTCTTTGAAAAGACAGCGCCGCTTGATCTGACCGGAACGGAAACAATAGCGAAACAGATCATTGAGCATGTGGACAACCACCCCTTTGTCATCGGCGGCGTGTTGCGCATCGAAGTCGGCATCACCATCGGTGCCAGCTGTATCGAAAAAACCGACCTCTATGCCGAAGCCTCTTTGGCCCTGAAGTTTGCCAAAAGTTCCCATAAGGCATTTCAATGCTACTCCGATCTTGATGGATTCAAAGAACACTTCGAAGCCAACCTGCAGATACAGGGGATGATCAAGAACGCGTTATACAACGACACGGTGGAAAACTATTATCAGCCGATCTTCGATGCCAACGGCAAACTCGTGAAATATGAAGCCCTTGTGCGGATACGCAATCCGGAAAACCCGGAACATATCCTGACACCCTATCACTTTCTTGATATTGCCCGCCAGTCGAAAAACTATCCGCTGCTGACAAAACGGGTGATCGACAACGCGTTCCGGGACTTTGCATCTTCACCCCACGGTTTCAGCATCAACCTCTCCTTTGACGACATCAGCAACCCCGAGATCAGCCTCTATCTCGAAGAGATGATCAAAAAACATCAAGGGGGAGAGGTGACCCTTGAGCTGCTTGAAAGCGAGGGCTTGAAAGATATCGGGCAGACCATCAGGTTCTGCCAACATATGAAAAGTCTCGGTGCACAGATAGCGATCGACGATTTCGGAAGCGGCTATTCCAACTTTGTCTATTTTTTCGATATGCCCATCGACATCCTCAAGATCGACGGTTCACTGGTCAGGCGCATTCATGACTATCGCGGCTACATTGCGTTGGAGACGATCGTCAAGTTTGCCGACAACCTCGGGGTTAAAACAGTGGCCGAGTTCGTCGAAGACGAAGCGGTCTTCAATAAACTTAAAAGCCTCGGTGTCGACATGTTTCAGGGCTACTACTTCTCACCGCCGAAACCCTTCGGGGAACTTTAG